In Macadamia integrifolia cultivar HAES 741 chromosome 13, SCU_Mint_v3, whole genome shotgun sequence, one DNA window encodes the following:
- the LOC122059935 gene encoding G2/mitotic-specific cyclin S13-6-like isoform X7, producing the protein MHKLLLQQRILRKPTPKVVNGPVEKKGAVPAKPAQKKFNAKPKTDIATEVGQEQKEDARRENNASEKSSRRKAQTLTSILTARSEDACGLINKSSDPIVNIDTEDVDNHLAMVDYVEDLYKFYKLEETWHTLENRF; encoded by the exons ATGCACAAGCTGCTGCTGCAGCAGAGAATATTAAGG AAACCAACTCCAAAAGTTGTTAATGGACCGGTGGAGAAGAAAGGAGCTGTGCCAGCAAAACCAGCTCAGAAGAAGTTCAATGCAAAGCCAAAGACAGATATAGCAACGGAGGTAGGCCAGGAGCAGAAAGAAGATGCAAGAAGGGAGAACAATGCAAGCGAGAAATCATCAAGGCGTAAGGCTCAGACCCTCACATCAATCCTAACGGCTCGAAGCGAG GATGCTTGTGGGCTAATCAATAAATCAAGTGATCCCATTGTCAACATTGACACAGAAGATGTAGACAATCATCTAGCCATGGTTGACTATGTGGAAGACCTGTACAAGTTTTACAAGCTTGAGGAG ACATGGCATACACTGGAGAACAGATTTTAG
- the LOC122059935 gene encoding G2/mitotic-specific cyclin S13-6-like isoform X1 → MHKLLLQQRILRKPTPKVVNGPVEKKGAVPAKPAQKKFNAKPKTDIATEVGQEQKEDARRENNASEKSSRRKAQTLTSILTARSEDACGLINKSSDPIVNIDTEDVDNHLAMVDYVEDLYKFYKLEEAKEVQVLRSNDTWTFQPVSFGKCS, encoded by the exons ATGCACAAGCTGCTGCTGCAGCAGAGAATATTAAGG AAACCAACTCCAAAAGTTGTTAATGGACCGGTGGAGAAGAAAGGAGCTGTGCCAGCAAAACCAGCTCAGAAGAAGTTCAATGCAAAGCCAAAGACAGATATAGCAACGGAGGTAGGCCAGGAGCAGAAAGAAGATGCAAGAAGGGAGAACAATGCAAGCGAGAAATCATCAAGGCGTAAGGCTCAGACCCTCACATCAATCCTAACGGCTCGAAGCGAG GATGCTTGTGGGCTAATCAATAAATCAAGTGATCCCATTGTCAACATTGACACAGAAGATGTAGACAATCATCTAGCCATGGTTGACTATGTGGAAGACCTGTACAAGTTTTACAAGCTTGAGGAG GCCAAAGAAGTGCAGGTCCTACGGTCTAATGACACTTGGACCTTTCAACCAGTATCATTCGGTAAGTGTTCTTAA
- the LOC122059935 gene encoding G2/mitotic-specific cyclin S13-6-like isoform X4, whose protein sequence is MHKLLLQQRILRKPTPKVVNGPVEKKGAVPAKPAQKKFNAKPKTDIATEVGQEQKEDARRENNASEKSSRRKAQTLTSILTARSEDACGLINKSSDPIVNIDTEDVDNHLAMVDYVEDLYKFYKLEEAKEVQVLRSNDTWTFQPVSFGI, encoded by the exons ATGCACAAGCTGCTGCTGCAGCAGAGAATATTAAGG AAACCAACTCCAAAAGTTGTTAATGGACCGGTGGAGAAGAAAGGAGCTGTGCCAGCAAAACCAGCTCAGAAGAAGTTCAATGCAAAGCCAAAGACAGATATAGCAACGGAGGTAGGCCAGGAGCAGAAAGAAGATGCAAGAAGGGAGAACAATGCAAGCGAGAAATCATCAAGGCGTAAGGCTCAGACCCTCACATCAATCCTAACGGCTCGAAGCGAG GATGCTTGTGGGCTAATCAATAAATCAAGTGATCCCATTGTCAACATTGACACAGAAGATGTAGACAATCATCTAGCCATGGTTGACTATGTGGAAGACCTGTACAAGTTTTACAAGCTTGAGGAG GCCAAAGAAGTGCAGGTCCTACGGTCTAATGACACTTGGACCTTTCAACCAGTATCATTCG
- the LOC122059935 gene encoding G2/mitotic-specific cyclin S13-6-like isoform X2, producing MHKLLLQQRILRKPTPKVVNGPVEKKGAVPAKPAQKKFNAKPKTDIATEVGQEQKEDARRENNASEKSSRRKAQTLTSILTARSEDACGLINKSSDPIVNIDTEDVDNHLAMVDYVEDLYKFYKLEEAKEVQVLRSNDTWTFQPVSFGI from the exons ATGCACAAGCTGCTGCTGCAGCAGAGAATATTAAGG AAACCAACTCCAAAAGTTGTTAATGGACCGGTGGAGAAGAAAGGAGCTGTGCCAGCAAAACCAGCTCAGAAGAAGTTCAATGCAAAGCCAAAGACAGATATAGCAACGGAGGTAGGCCAGGAGCAGAAAGAAGATGCAAGAAGGGAGAACAATGCAAGCGAGAAATCATCAAGGCGTAAGGCTCAGACCCTCACATCAATCCTAACGGCTCGAAGCGAG GATGCTTGTGGGCTAATCAATAAATCAAGTGATCCCATTGTCAACATTGACACAGAAGATGTAGACAATCATCTAGCCATGGTTGACTATGTGGAAGACCTGTACAAGTTTTACAAGCTTGAGGAG GCCAAAGAAGTGCAGGTCCTACGGTCTAATGACACTTGGACCTTTCAACCAGTATCATTCG GTATCTAA
- the LOC122059935 gene encoding G2/mitotic-specific cyclin S13-6-like isoform X6, with protein MHKLLLQQRILRKPTPKVVNGPVEKKGAVPAKPAQKKFNAKPKTDIATEVGQEQKEDARRENNASEKSSRRKAQTLTSILTARSEDACGLINKSSDPIVNIDTEDVDNHLAMVDYVEDLYKFYKLEEVSKRACLLTKGYIWVLL; from the exons ATGCACAAGCTGCTGCTGCAGCAGAGAATATTAAGG AAACCAACTCCAAAAGTTGTTAATGGACCGGTGGAGAAGAAAGGAGCTGTGCCAGCAAAACCAGCTCAGAAGAAGTTCAATGCAAAGCCAAAGACAGATATAGCAACGGAGGTAGGCCAGGAGCAGAAAGAAGATGCAAGAAGGGAGAACAATGCAAGCGAGAAATCATCAAGGCGTAAGGCTCAGACCCTCACATCAATCCTAACGGCTCGAAGCGAG GATGCTTGTGGGCTAATCAATAAATCAAGTGATCCCATTGTCAACATTGACACAGAAGATGTAGACAATCATCTAGCCATGGTTGACTATGTGGAAGACCTGTACAAGTTTTACAAGCTTGAGGAG GTATCTAAAAGGGCGTGTTTACTCACTAAGGGTTATATTTGGGTCTT
- the LOC122059935 gene encoding G2/mitotic-specific cyclin S13-6-like isoform X9 produces the protein MHKLLLQQRILRKPTPKVVNGPVEKKGAVPAKPAQKKFNAKPKTDIATEVGQEQKEDARRENNASEKSSRRKAQTLTSILTARSEDACGLINKSSDPIVNIDTEDVDNHLAMVDYVEDLYKFYKLEEGLCYI, from the exons ATGCACAAGCTGCTGCTGCAGCAGAGAATATTAAGG AAACCAACTCCAAAAGTTGTTAATGGACCGGTGGAGAAGAAAGGAGCTGTGCCAGCAAAACCAGCTCAGAAGAAGTTCAATGCAAAGCCAAAGACAGATATAGCAACGGAGGTAGGCCAGGAGCAGAAAGAAGATGCAAGAAGGGAGAACAATGCAAGCGAGAAATCATCAAGGCGTAAGGCTCAGACCCTCACATCAATCCTAACGGCTCGAAGCGAG GATGCTTGTGGGCTAATCAATAAATCAAGTGATCCCATTGTCAACATTGACACAGAAGATGTAGACAATCATCTAGCCATGGTTGACTATGTGGAAGACCTGTACAAGTTTTACAAGCTTGAGGAG GGATTGTGCTATATCTAG
- the LOC122059935 gene encoding G2/mitotic-specific cyclin S13-6-like isoform X5 — protein sequence MHKLLLQQRILRKPTPKVVNGPVEKKGAVPAKPAQKKFNAKPKTDIATEVGQEQKEDARRENNASEKSSRRKAQTLTSILTARSEDACGLINKSSDPIVNIDTEDVDNHLAMVDYVEDLYKFYKLEEGSILFSGSRKQVEGNLQEIYRS from the exons ATGCACAAGCTGCTGCTGCAGCAGAGAATATTAAGG AAACCAACTCCAAAAGTTGTTAATGGACCGGTGGAGAAGAAAGGAGCTGTGCCAGCAAAACCAGCTCAGAAGAAGTTCAATGCAAAGCCAAAGACAGATATAGCAACGGAGGTAGGCCAGGAGCAGAAAGAAGATGCAAGAAGGGAGAACAATGCAAGCGAGAAATCATCAAGGCGTAAGGCTCAGACCCTCACATCAATCCTAACGGCTCGAAGCGAG GATGCTTGTGGGCTAATCAATAAATCAAGTGATCCCATTGTCAACATTGACACAGAAGATGTAGACAATCATCTAGCCATGGTTGACTATGTGGAAGACCTGTACAAGTTTTACAAGCTTGAGGAG GGTTCAATTCTATTCAGTGGCAGTAGAAAGCAAGTTGAAGGGAACTTACAAGAAATATACAGATCCTGA